From the Glutamicibacter halophytocola genome, the window CGATGGCGACGAGGACTTGTTCAACGAAGACTACCTTGAGCTCGTGTCGCTGACCTAGGCCTAGCAGCCCAACAAGAAAACTCATAGGCTTGGCATGACACCGCTAGAAGGGGTTGTGCCAAGCCATGAGTTTATCTGGAAGCCGAATGGATGTTCTCGCCGCAGGCCTTTTGCTGGCCACGCTTGCAGCCTCTGGATGCGTGCAGAAAACATCCGATGCGGTGAACGCGCAATGGAGCCTGATGGATTCCTCGGCGGTGACCTCCAAGAGCACAAGCCTTGATCTCGGGGTGATGCGCATTGCCTGCGGTTCAGGGGTGACTGGTGGGATTACCGGTGCCCAAATTGACTACAGCGAAGAAAATATCACCATCGGCATGGTGGTGGAACCGCTGAATGGCGAACCTCAAACCTGCCAGTCCAATGAAACAGTTCCCTACACGCTGGAGCTCGAAGAGCCGGTAGGGCAGCGCACGCTGATTGATGCTTCCTGCGCTGCGGCGGATGCTCCCCAGGATGAAACTGGGGGTTGCGGCCAGGAGGGCATTCGCTGGGCGCCATGAGCCCGGACTCATAGAGCCGATTAGCGAAGATCGCTGGGTGCTTCTGGCGCCTCATCAAGCATTGCATCTTCGATGGCTTCATCGGTCAAGGAACCGTCGCGCCGGAACTTCTTTTCCGCTTTGGCCCGCACCTTGCGCACCTTGTGCACCGGTTCGTCAAAGCCCAACGCACGTGCTTCAGCCAGCTCCGCTGCGTCCTCTGCGTTCAACTTCTTCTGCTGCCTGGCGGCATACCAGAAACCGACAAAAGCGAGCACTCCGAACGCGTACCACTGGAATTCGTAGGAGAGGTGGGGACCCTCGTCCATATCCGGCGCATCCAGCGGCTGAGGCGTGACGGACGGGGCAGGATCTTCCTGGTACATGATGCCGTACGCGCCCTGGGCGATGCCATAGTCGACCTGCTGCGCATAATCCTCTAGCTGGATTGATGCGATCTGCCCTTCTGGGGCGCCTCGGTCCAAGCGCACTTCACCAGGCTTCAGCCGAGCGAGCACCGTCACTTCTCCCGAAGGCGGTGCCGGGATGGAGTCGGGGTGGCCGCTCTGCTCATCGCCAATAGGCAGGTAGCCGCGGTCAATGATGACAACTTCGCCCTGCGTGGTCTTGAAGGGCACCAGCACTTCGTAGCCCGGGCGTCCAGCCTTGATGCGATTCCTCACGATCAGGGTATCGCCGGGCAGGTAGCTTCCGGTGAGCTTGGCCGTCATCCAGGTTTTCTCTTCGGGAAGCTGGTTGAATTTCTCGAGAGCCTGCCTGCCTGAGACCGGGTCGGCGAAATAATTGCGGTTAACCCGTTCAATGCCCGTGAGGACCTGCTCCCTGCGGTTGGCCTGCCAGTTGCCCAGGCTTACGCAGGCTGTGGCGAAAATGGCTACCAAAATCAACCAGCCCACCCAGCGGGTGCTTGCTAGAAACCGGTACATTTACTCGGTGCCTCCAGTAGTTCCTGGCAATGGCAGGGTTTGCCGGTAGAGCAGGCGCTCTTTCAGGTACGTCTCCAGCCAGTCCAGATGCTCAGGGCAAGCCAGCCAGATTTTGCGGCGTTCGGGGGTGTGGATTTTTGGGTTGTTCCAAAGCAGCTGGTGCTCGGCACGGTTGCGGCAGCCCTTGCGCGAGCACTGGACCTCGGTGCTGGCTTGTGGCTGTCCCAGTGAACCTAATAAATCCACTAGTCCTCCTTGGGTGGGTTGCTTGGCTGATCAGCAAAGGTGCCGTCAATGACTTCAGCTTCCATTTCCGACGGTTCTGCGGATGCCGGTGGAGCTGGCAGCTGCCCGGGTTCAGGGTCCGTGTAAAACTCGGCTGGCGGCTCGCGCTTGGTCAAATCCGCGCCGCCGTTGGCAACGACCACAGCGATATACGGCAGGATGACGGCGCCAGCGATAAATACCCAGCGAAGCCAACCGTCAAAGAAGAACGCGAGAATGAAGCAGATCATTCGGACAGTCATCGAAATCGTGTATTTGCGCACACGGCTATCGCGCTCGGAAGTATGCGATTCCCGGGCTTCAGTGATGCGGTGAACTTCAGGTTCACGCGAATCGTGATTCGTGGGTTGAGATGACATGTAGAAGACTTCGCTTTGCTGTACAGAAACTGCTTCCATTGTCTCACTTGTGGCACCGAGAGTGTAATTTCTACGCGCTGTCGAAGCGGTAAAACTGGGCAGTAACTAATAGGATTGATCACGGAGAAGCTACTTAACTAGGCAAAGTGCGTTTGTCGAGGCCTCAGTCACACGATTTGTCGTGCTCGCGCCAACGCATGAATGGAGAAATACATTGACTACGGAACCAACCACTGGCCGCAGCGTCCTCGTTACCGGCGGCAACCGCGGCATCGGCCTTGCCATTGCCCGTGCCTTCGAGGCCAACGGCGACAAGGTAGCCATCACCTACCGCAGCGGCGAGGTTCCCGCCGGCCTGCTGGGCGTTAAGGCAGACGTCACCGACAGCGCCTCCATCGATGAGGCTTTCAAAGAGGTCGAAGCGGCCCACGGCCCGGTTGAAGTACTGGTCGCTAACGCAGGTGTCACCAAGGACACCTTGCTGCTGCGCATGAGCGAAGACGACTTCACCTCGGTGATCGATACCAACCTCACCGGCGCCTTCCGCGTCATCAAGCGAGCCACCAAGGGCATGATGCGACTGAAGCGGGGCCGCGTTGTCCTGATCTCTTCGGTGGTTGGCCTCTACGGCTCCCCGGGGCAGATCAACTATGCCGCATCCAAGGCCGGCCTGGTGGGCATCGCCCGTTCGCTGACCCGCGAGCTTGGCTCGCGTGGCATTACGGCCAACGTGGTGGCGCCAGGCTTCATCAACACGGAGATGACCGCCGTGCTGCCTGAAGAAACCCAGAAGGACTACCTGTCTAATATCCCGGCCAACCGCTTCGCCGAGCCTGAAGAGGTTGCCAACGTGGTTCGCTGGATCGCCAGCGATGAGGCAGCCTACATTTCGGGCGCCGTGATTCCTGTCGATGGCGGCCTGGGAATGGGCCACTAACGAGCTTTCCTGCAGCAAGGAATGCTGCACGAGATTCAATTTTCCCTAAGATCCAAGGAGAACATTCAAGATGAGCGAATTTAAAGGTGCCGTAGTTACCGGTTCCTCCCGTGGCATTGGCGCGGTTACCGCGCAGCTGCTGGCTGAACAGGGCATCGGTGTTGTGGTGAATTACCGTGCCAAGGCACCGCGTGCTAACAAGATCGTTGCCGCTATCGAGGAAAAGGGCGGCAAGGCAGTAGCCGTTGGCGCCGATTTGACCACCCCGGAAGGTCCGGCGGCCTTGGTTGATGCAGCCGTGGAGAACTTCGGATCCCTGGACGTAGTTGTTCTGAATGCTTCCGGCGGCATGGAAACCTCGATGGGTGAGAACTACGCCCTGCGCCTGAATCGGGACGCCCAGGTGGCCATGCTGGAAGCAGCATTGCCAAAAATGTCTGATGGCGGACGCGTGGTCTTCGTGACCAGCCACCAGGCACACTTCATCAACGAAGTTTCCACCATGGACGCCTATGACGCGGTGGCGAAGTCCAAGCGTGCCGGTGAAGATGCACTGCGCGAAATGATCCCCCAGCTGGCCGAAAAGAACATCAGCTTTGTTGTCGTCTCCGGCGACATGATCGAGGGAACCATTACCGCTACGTTGTTGAACCGCATGGAGCCAGGTGCCATTGATGCCCGCCGCGAGGCCGCTGGCAAGCTCTACTCCGTTGAGGAATTCGGCGCCGAAGTAGCCAAGATGGTATTTGCCGACGTCGAGACCGGCTACACCGAGCTGGTCGGTGGCGCAGGAGACTTCCTGAAGCAGTCCGGCAAGTAGTCCAGGCCTGATTCGTCAGCAACACCAAACAGCTGGTGCCTTCCTCCCGTTCAGGGAGCTGGGCACCAGCTGTTTTTGGCACCAGCAGTTTTTGCGTGGTGATTAAAGTTCAATGCCGGGCACCTTCCATGGAAGATGCCCGGCATTGGCTAATCTGAACTGCTATGGCTTTTCGCCGCACACGATCTTGTGCCAAGGGCTGTAGGTCCAGCTCTTGGTCTCGGCGGGGAGCTTCTTTGAACCGTCGAAGGTTTCGCGGTAGCGAGTGATATCGATGGTGAAGCCCTTCTTGCCACCGGACTCGGGCACGCACTTCTCGGCAGTATTGTATTTGGTCTCGGGGTCCGTCTGGTTGTACTTTCCAGAGCTCTTCTGCGACACATCCCAGTACTTGGTCGACCACAGTCGAGTGTGTACGGCATCGTCTGATACCCATGCCTGCACCAGCACGCCGTATGGGGTGTTGTTCTCCCAGATCATATCGATCTGACCTTCCCACAGGGTGGCTTCGCGACCGGCTGGATAGCGGTCGAACCAGCGGGAGTGCGGCTTATGGGTAATGTCGTCGTAGCCGGCCAGGAACCCGACGTTGTACATCATCGTGGAAATCTGCGAGAGCCCTCCGCCGACTGCTTCGGCGCTGAAGCCGTTCTCAACAACGCCGGAGCTGAAGTATCCGTTGGCCACGGTAATCGGGCCCAGGGTATCAAGCAGCGAGAACCGTTCTCCGGGCTTCACCACGACGCCGGTGACGCGTGCCGCGCCAGCCTTGAGGTTCTTGGTGCGCACGGTGTCCGACGCAGGATAGGGGGTCGAGAAATCGACGATTGGTTCCTTGATGCCCAGCTTCTTTGCCTCGGCAGTGGTGAAATCCGCTTCCTTTTCAGTCATCTTGACTTCGGCAGTGCGGTTCTCGGTCGCGCTGGCGGCAAGCACCTTGGCGCCTAGGCCTTCCGTTTCCAGCGAGATGCCCTTGGTTGACGCCTGGATGGAAGGCTTTCCGCCCTTCAGGACGATCTTTGCGTCTTTCGCGGTGCTGGAGAGATCTGAATTGCTGGTGGCAGCTTTATACAGCTTTTTGTCGTCGAGGGTGAGGGCTGGAGCCCCATCCTTCGGCGCGTAGGACGCAGCTGCCGCAATCGATGCTGGGGAGAGGTTGGCCTTCTTGTCCCCGGAAACAAGTTCCACGTCGCCCTTGAGCAAAGACTTCACTTGATCGTCGTAGAACTTCTGCAACGTATCCGATGAAATCTGCGGCTTGACTACTTCTGCGGGCAGCTCAATCGGGGGACCGGCAATCGACCAGTCTTCACTGAATTTTTCGATGGCAGCTTCGTTGTCCAAGACCACCCCGTCGACAGGCTTGGAAAGCTTTGCCGCACCATCGGCAAATTCGATTTTGCCTTCGGTGACCTCAGCGTTGGCCTTTTTCGCCAAAGCCTCAATCTGTTCGGACAGCTTCTGCTGGTCAACATTCAATTCCGGGATGACTTCATAGTCACCAGCCAGGCGCTCGTAGAGCTTCACCGGATTGACGACATAGGAAGTCAAGTCCTTGACCGTGCCGTCGACGTTGAGGCTCAGCCCTGCTTTGGCAGGGTCAACAGTGTAGTCCTTGCCATTAATCTTGACTTCGATGGGCTCCTGCGCCAAGGGCGAGACCACACGCTCGATTTCCGCACGCGCCTCGTCGCTGTTCATCGAGCCGATATTGACGCCGGCAATGGTGGCGTTGGCTGGAACTTGCGAGCTGACAAAAGCAGCTGCGCCGAAGTACGCCGCGACTACGGCTACCGCACAAGAACCGCCAATGATCCAAGGCTTGGCCTTGCTCTTGGGCTTTTTCTTATTGTGCGAGGGATTCGTAGGCGTAGTGGGGGTACTGTCCTGAGGGGGGGTCTGCACTGGTTTTAGTGTTCTTTCGAAAAGCGTTAGGATTTAGCCGCTTGGTCGAGGCATCTACCACAGGCCATTGGGGCGTCTAGTGAAAATACTAACCGCTGGAACAACCGATAGACGCGCAGAGAGGCCCCATTCACCTCAATTGTTATCGAGTTGTTGGAAACTTTTAGTTCAAGTCATCCAGCACGAGATCAGCGATCACGTCGAGACGGCCGAAATCCAGGCGAACATCTGCCTTGTCACGCAGTGCTGGCTTGGCGTTGAAGGCGATCCCCAGGCCCGCTGCTGACACCATGTCCAGGTCATTGGCACCGTCACCGGCAGCGATCGTCGCATTCAATGGGATCTGGTGCTCTTCGGACCAAGCGCGAAGCTTCGTCTCCTTCATCTGGCGATCAACAATTTCCCCGTGAACCGTGCCGTCAAGCACTCCATCGGTGATGCCAAGCGTGTTGGCCAGGGCATGGTCCAGGTTGAGCGTTGAGGCCAGCGGGTCAAGGATTTGCTGGAATCCACCGGAAACGACAGCAACCTTGTGGCCCGCGGCATGGAAGCGGCGAACCAATGAAGGCGCGCCGTCGGAGAAGATGATGCGCTGTCCGACTTCTGCCAGGACCGAGTCCGGAAGGTCCTTGAGGGTTGCTACACGCTGGATCAGTGATTGGGCAAAATCCAGTTCACCGCGCATGGCAGCTTCGGTAACTTCAGCGACCTCTTTTTCCCGTCCGGCATGGGCTGCCAGCAACTCGATGACTTCCTGCTTGATCAGCGTGGAGTCCACATCCATGAGCAGCAGCAGTTGCGGGGCCGAAGCGAGCTCTTCTGGCACTACGGCCAGGCACATATCGGCATAGGCCAGCGTTCCGGCCGTGACGTGCCGGTCAATGAATTCAGTAGCGAGCTGTTGAAGCCGATCAGGTGATCCTTCAGTGTAGTGCACTTTGGCTACCAGTCGTTCTTCGCTGGTTTTGATCGAGAGCTCCAGCCCTTGTGGAATCAGCTGTTCTGCTGCCGCCCGGTCCAGCAAAGCCAGGAACTGTTGGCGCGGGAAGGACGGGCGGGAGACAAAAACCAGTGAAGAAGCCATGCCTCCATTTTTCAATGATTCAGCAATTACGACCAAACATGACAGAGGTGAACGGCGAATAATCGGGGGATTGCGGGTGATTCAATTAGTGAAACAGCAACGAAAAGTCTAGTCTTGAATACCATGAGCGAAGTGCTAACTTTCAAAGATGTCAGCGTGGTACGCGGGCGAAAAGAACTGCTCAAGGACGTGTCCTGGGAAGTCAAAGAAGGACAGCGGTGGATTGTTATCGGCCCGAACGGTGCCGGCAAATCAACCTTGATGAATATCGCAGCCACTCGGTTGCACCCCACCCGTGGCACCGCCGATATTCTTGGCGAACGCTTGGGGCGAGTATCAGTGTTTGATCTTCGTCCCTTGATTGGCTTGAGCTCGGCGTTGGTTGCCAACTCTATTCCAGCCAACGAAAAGGCATTAAACGTAGTTCTGACCGCAGCGTACGGCATGACTGGACGCTGGCGCGAGAAGTACGAAAAACTTGATGAACGCCGTGCCTTCCGTTTGCTCCATGAATGGGGCATGTCCACGTTCATGAACCAGCCGTTCGGCAATCTTTCTGAAGGCGAGCGCAAGCGGGTGCTGATTGCGCGTGCGCTGATGACGGATCCTGAGCTCCTGATCCTGGATGAGCCAGCTGCGGGCCTGGATCTTGCCGGACGAGAAGAACTCGTCGCCCAAATGGCGGAGCTGGCTGCCGATGAGGACGCTCCTGCGCTTGTCTTGGTGACGCACCACCTCGAAGAAGTTCCTGCCGGCTTTACCCACATCTTGATGATGCGCGATGCACAGGTGGTCGCCGCTGGCGACATTGATTCCACACTCACCGAAGAGAATCTGGAAAAGACCTACGGAATTAAATTGAAGCTTCGCCGTGAAGGTGGGCGCTATTCAGCATTTGCTGGCGCGTAATTGAACACTCTAGAGGGGAAGCTTCTGCGTGGTTGAGTTTTGGCGTGAAGCCCTCATCTTTATTGGCGGCCTGTGGGCTGGAACGATTAACACTGTGGTCGGGTCCGGTTCCCTGGTTACGTTTCCGATTCTTGTCGCTCTGGGGACTGCGCCGGTCAACGCGGTAGTTTCTAATGCGATGGGCCTGGTCGCTGGCGGATTCTCTGGTGCCTGGGGCTATCGCAAAGAAGCGGCAAGCGTGAAGAGGACGCTGCTCAAGCTGGTTCCGGTATCCCTCATCGGCGGCCTGATCGGCTCGTTGCTGCTGCTGAACTTGCCCGAATCAGTATTCGGCGTGGTCGCACCGGTCCTCTTGGTCTGTGCCTTGATCCTGGTGATCTTCCAGCCCAGGTTGGCCAAGTGGGCCAAAACCCGCCAGGCGGCTCGGGGCGGCACGGATCCGGATGAGGCGGACCGAACCAAGGTGCCGACGATCCTGTATGTGCTGGTATTTGTTATCGGCATCTACGGAGGATATTTCACCGCGGCACAGGGCGTCTTGCTCATGGCGGTATTCGGTGTCTTCCTGCAGGCTTCGCTGCAGCAGTCCAACGCCATCAAGGTCATCTTGTCGCTGATCGTGAATCTTATGGCCGCAGTGATGTACCTCATCATTGCTCCGGAACGCATCAACTGGTTGATCGTCCTTTTGATTGCCGTGGGATCCCTGATTGGCGGATTCATCGGAGCGAAAATTGGCCGAAAACTCTCTCCAGGGTGGCTCCGCGGAATTATCGTCGTCCTCGGTGTTATTGCACTGGTCAACATGCTATTGAAGTTGGTTTAGCCCGGTGGCCGAAATTCTTAATCCAGAGCGGATCCTGCACGTTGAAGATCTCCAGGACTCGCGCCTTGACGAATATCTGAGGCTTTCCGAGGCGCATCTACGGATGCGCACCGACGTGGAGAATGGTCTCTATATCGCGGAAAGCACCAAGGTTGTCCAGCGCGCGATCAATGCAGGGCATGTGCCTCGCAGCTTCCTTCTTGCTGAAAAGCATCTGGGACAGCTCACCGATGAATTCAACCGCTTCCCAACAGCTCCCATTTTTATTGGTGATGACCGCCAGCTGGAAGACCTTGTTGGTTTCCACCTGCACCGAGGCGCCATGGCGGCCATGAACCGCCCAGAACCTCTGGACCTGGACAAGGTGCTAGAAACCGGTTCCCGGATCGCCATTCTCGAAGATATCGCCGACCATACCAATGTCGGGTGCTCCAAAATATCTGTCGAGTCTCAGTCGAATCGCTCGCGCATCGCCGTGTTTGAGAACATTCAAGATCATACTAATCTTGGTGCGGCGTTCCGTAGTGCAGCGGCCATCGGAGTCGATGCAGTTTTGATTACGCCGCAGTGTGTAGATCCGCTGTACCGGCGGGCTGTTCGCGTATCCATGGGCACGGTCTTCCAAGTTCCTTGGGCCAGAGTAGAGAATTGGCCTGAAGGTATTGAACAGCTCCAAGATGCTGGATACATCGTCGCTGGCATGACCCTCGCGGAAGGTTCGATCACGCTGGACGAACTGGTTGCCGAGGATCATCAAAAACTTGCGTTGGTATTCGGCAACGAAGGTCGCGGATTGAGCGCCGAAACTGAAGCAATGGTCGATCGCTGTGTCACGATTCCGATGATGGGCGGCGTTGACTCGCTGAACGTGGCGACTTCTGCTGCGGTGGCGTTGTATGCGGCGAGATGAGGAATGATGCTCAAGTGAGTTCGTCGAGTTCAGAATCGCTGTTCCTCGCTGATTTCGAACAGGAAGCAACTAGGTGCCGCGAACAAGGTGGCGGACTTTCGGAGTTTCTGCGCCTACACGATGTCGTTCGACTTCAGTGGCCGACAGACGTTGTCGAGCAATGGCTCTATGACCACGCAGGCAACCAGTCATTCAAAACAGACTATGGCCACGTCGACCTTACTCAGATTGATTGGCACGTTGAAGCCCTGTCGGTGGAACTTCTGCTGGAAATGCCCACGGGGCCATCTGACGGTGACCTGCTTGAGGAAATCGCACAGAATCCGGAGCATTGGATCTCTGTTCGTAGCCACGGCGTGCACATGGGCGTGGCACAGATGTGGGACGTGCATGGTACGTGGAAGCGTTGGCCATTGGTCTTGGATCGATCAGTGCTGAGTCCGAACAGCCAAGGACTTCAGCTTGTGGAGGGGCGCACACGTTTGGGCATCATGCGTGGTTGGCGTCGTCAGGGGAATTTCGTAGCGGAGCGGCATCTGATCTGGATCGGTCGTCCGGGGCAGGATACCCGCATTGAAAACAGAATCTGCGAATGCAGAGAATGAGGATGAAAGGTCAGAAGGGCGTGGAAATAGGAGTCCTTTTCTACGTAGCGGAGTTGAGTGCGACAGTGTTCTATTCGACGGGGCAACATTCTGTGGATGAAAGGTCGGGGCGGTATGGATAGCGCACTGGTAAGTCAGATCATTCTAGCTTTTGCGACCCTGCTTGCATCGCTCGGAGGGTACGTTTTGGCTGGAATCAATGAGCGTCGACGGGACGAACGGACGCTCAAAGGCGAGATGGCAATGCGTCGACGGGACTCAGTAGCCAAACTTGAGAATGAAAGGCGCGCACTTCAACGCGAGACGCTCATGGAGCTGCAAGACGCTCTGCAGAGAGTCGCACGACTGACCGGCAAGACCATGCATTTCGATCACATGCAGGCTCGGGACGAGAAATACACGCAACTTCCTGAGGGGCTCAGCGAGGAAATGCTTCAAGCCGAAGTTTCTGCGAGTCGGTATGCCGAGAGAGTTCTCGACCCACAAGTTCGGTCAGCTGTCAAGAGATTCATGGATCTCTCGAAGCGTCTGTCAATGCTGCCCACGGATCTGCAGGGTCTCAGCGGCGAAGCTCTGGAGAACCATGCGAATGAGAAACTGCTAAAGTTCGGGCATGGCTACAACTCAATGGCGGAGGTTCTGGGGGAGGCCCTGCGGAGAGAGATCGATTGGCAACCTGTCGGTGTCGGTTCCGATAGTCAGAAGAATCTCGGTTGACGTTCGTGGCGGCAAATAGATTCTCGCGCATGTGCTGATTCAACTTACCGCTGTCCGGGGTTTTGCATCATCGTCGCTATGGTGCCCCGATGGCCAGATTTGACGGCAAGAAGTAGCCAATAACGTCGGAGATCCTCGGTTGTATTCTGAGAGACTGTCGTGTTGATGTGCCAAACGTCGCGGCATATTACTAGGTACCGTATTATTTTCTGGAAATTAGCTGACTGTGCGGCTCCATTAGGCAATATTGTTATATGACAAGAGTTGAATGGACGAGACTTGACGGAGCTGATGTGGAAGCCGTCGTCGCGATGTTCGTAAATCGTGAGCACCCGCATTCCACAC encodes:
- a CDS encoding SURF1 family protein, yielding MYRFLASTRWVGWLILVAIFATACVSLGNWQANRREQVLTGIERVNRNYFADPVSGRQALEKFNQLPEEKTWMTAKLTGSYLPGDTLIVRNRIKAGRPGYEVLVPFKTTQGEVVIIDRGYLPIGDEQSGHPDSIPAPPSGEVTVLARLKPGEVRLDRGAPEGQIASIQLEDYAQQVDYGIAQGAYGIMYQEDPAPSVTPQPLDAPDMDEGPHLSYEFQWYAFGVLAFVGFWYAARQQKKLNAEDAAELAEARALGFDEPVHKVRKVRAKAEKKFRRDGSLTDEAIEDAMLDEAPEAPSDLR
- a CDS encoding DUF3099 domain-containing protein — encoded protein: MEAVSVQQSEVFYMSSQPTNHDSREPEVHRITEARESHTSERDSRVRKYTISMTVRMICFILAFFFDGWLRWVFIAGAVILPYIAVVVANGGADLTKREPPAEFYTDPEPGQLPAPPASAEPSEMEAEVIDGTFADQPSNPPKED
- a CDS encoding beta-ketoacyl-ACP reductase; its protein translation is MTTEPTTGRSVLVTGGNRGIGLAIARAFEANGDKVAITYRSGEVPAGLLGVKADVTDSASIDEAFKEVEAAHGPVEVLVANAGVTKDTLLLRMSEDDFTSVIDTNLTGAFRVIKRATKGMMRLKRGRVVLISSVVGLYGSPGQINYAASKAGLVGIARSLTRELGSRGITANVVAPGFINTEMTAVLPEETQKDYLSNIPANRFAEPEEVANVVRWIASDEAAYISGAVIPVDGGLGMGH
- a CDS encoding SDR family oxidoreductase, translated to MSEFKGAVVTGSSRGIGAVTAQLLAEQGIGVVVNYRAKAPRANKIVAAIEEKGGKAVAVGADLTTPEGPAALVDAAVENFGSLDVVVLNASGGMETSMGENYALRLNRDAQVAMLEAALPKMSDGGRVVFVTSHQAHFINEVSTMDAYDAVAKSKRAGEDALREMIPQLAEKNISFVVVSGDMIEGTITATLLNRMEPGAIDARREAAGKLYSVEEFGAEVAKMVFADVETGYTELVGGAGDFLKQSGK
- a CDS encoding VanW family protein codes for the protein MQTPPQDSTPTTPTNPSHNKKKPKSKAKPWIIGGSCAVAVVAAYFGAAAFVSSQVPANATIAGVNIGSMNSDEARAEIERVVSPLAQEPIEVKINGKDYTVDPAKAGLSLNVDGTVKDLTSYVVNPVKLYERLAGDYEVIPELNVDQQKLSEQIEALAKKANAEVTEGKIEFADGAAKLSKPVDGVVLDNEAAIEKFSEDWSIAGPPIELPAEVVKPQISSDTLQKFYDDQVKSLLKGDVELVSGDKKANLSPASIAAAASYAPKDGAPALTLDDKKLYKAATSNSDLSSTAKDAKIVLKGGKPSIQASTKGISLETEGLGAKVLAASATENRTAEVKMTEKEADFTTAEAKKLGIKEPIVDFSTPYPASDTVRTKNLKAGAARVTGVVVKPGERFSLLDTLGPITVANGYFSSGVVENGFSAEAVGGGLSQISTMMYNVGFLAGYDDITHKPHSRWFDRYPAGREATLWEGQIDMIWENNTPYGVLVQAWVSDDAVHTRLWSTKYWDVSQKSSGKYNQTDPETKYNTAEKCVPESGGKKGFTIDITRYRETFDGSKKLPAETKSWTYSPWHKIVCGEKP
- the serB gene encoding phosphoserine phosphatase SerB, with product MASSLVFVSRPSFPRQQFLALLDRAAAEQLIPQGLELSIKTSEERLVAKVHYTEGSPDRLQQLATEFIDRHVTAGTLAYADMCLAVVPEELASAPQLLLLMDVDSTLIKQEVIELLAAHAGREKEVAEVTEAAMRGELDFAQSLIQRVATLKDLPDSVLAEVGQRIIFSDGAPSLVRRFHAAGHKVAVVSGGFQQILDPLASTLNLDHALANTLGITDGVLDGTVHGEIVDRQMKETKLRAWSEEHQIPLNATIAAGDGANDLDMVSAAGLGIAFNAKPALRDKADVRLDFGRLDVIADLVLDDLN
- a CDS encoding ABC transporter ATP-binding protein, giving the protein MSEVLTFKDVSVVRGRKELLKDVSWEVKEGQRWIVIGPNGAGKSTLMNIAATRLHPTRGTADILGERLGRVSVFDLRPLIGLSSALVANSIPANEKALNVVLTAAYGMTGRWREKYEKLDERRAFRLLHEWGMSTFMNQPFGNLSEGERKRVLIARALMTDPELLILDEPAAGLDLAGREELVAQMAELAADEDAPALVLVTHHLEEVPAGFTHILMMRDAQVVAAGDIDSTLTEENLEKTYGIKLKLRREGGRYSAFAGA
- a CDS encoding sulfite exporter TauE/SafE family protein — its product is MVEFWREALIFIGGLWAGTINTVVGSGSLVTFPILVALGTAPVNAVVSNAMGLVAGGFSGAWGYRKEAASVKRTLLKLVPVSLIGGLIGSLLLLNLPESVFGVVAPVLLVCALILVIFQPRLAKWAKTRQAARGGTDPDEADRTKVPTILYVLVFVIGIYGGYFTAAQGVLLMAVFGVFLQASLQQSNAIKVILSLIVNLMAAVMYLIIAPERINWLIVLLIAVGSLIGGFIGAKIGRKLSPGWLRGIIVVLGVIALVNMLLKLV
- a CDS encoding TrmH family RNA methyltransferase; amino-acid sequence: MAEILNPERILHVEDLQDSRLDEYLRLSEAHLRMRTDVENGLYIAESTKVVQRAINAGHVPRSFLLAEKHLGQLTDEFNRFPTAPIFIGDDRQLEDLVGFHLHRGAMAAMNRPEPLDLDKVLETGSRIAILEDIADHTNVGCSKISVESQSNRSRIAVFENIQDHTNLGAAFRSAAAIGVDAVLITPQCVDPLYRRAVRVSMGTVFQVPWARVENWPEGIEQLQDAGYIVAGMTLAEGSITLDELVAEDHQKLALVFGNEGRGLSAETEAMVDRCVTIPMMGGVDSLNVATSAAVALYAAR